A region of Sphingomonas crusticola DNA encodes the following proteins:
- a CDS encoding DUF3089 domain-containing protein, with protein sequence MHHPKGVRYPARNVVNRASRGLAGAAFAIVTLLSSPASATPAPVASPDYSRPDAWLCRPDRPAASDVCGRSNQDALVIRADGSTRVEHFRADPQAPVDCFYVYPTVSLDPGGNATMHVGREEVAVVNQQFARFGAVCRRYAPLYRQVTLAALHANMRGAPIPTDRAMAYEDVKRAWDYYLAHDNQGRAVVLIGHSQGSALLAQLIKNEIEGKPVQDRLLSVILAGYRLQVPVGKAVGGEFKAIPLCRAAQQTGCVITFASFRADSPPPPDGRVFGASAGPGLEAACVNPASLAGGAAPLHAYLGSGAEMVTASGEQQGPWTNPPTTVREPFVKVPGLLSAECRSEANHNFLAITLHPDPRGRRTNAIVGDVVIDGRRLPDWGLHRIDVNLTIGNLIDAIRAQTQARLADRR encoded by the coding sequence ATGCATCACCCGAAGGGGGTCCGCTATCCGGCCCGTAATGTCGTGAACCGCGCTTCGCGGGGACTGGCAGGAGCGGCCTTCGCGATCGTCACGCTGCTGTCTTCCCCGGCCAGCGCCACGCCGGCTCCCGTCGCCTCCCCGGATTATAGCCGGCCGGATGCTTGGCTCTGTCGCCCCGACCGGCCTGCGGCGTCTGACGTCTGTGGACGTTCCAACCAAGACGCACTGGTCATTCGCGCCGACGGGTCGACACGCGTGGAGCATTTTCGGGCTGATCCACAGGCTCCGGTCGACTGCTTCTACGTGTACCCCACGGTGTCACTCGATCCCGGCGGGAACGCGACCATGCATGTCGGGCGGGAGGAGGTGGCCGTCGTCAATCAGCAGTTCGCTCGGTTTGGCGCGGTCTGCCGCCGCTATGCGCCGCTGTACCGCCAGGTAACGCTGGCGGCGTTGCACGCCAATATGCGCGGCGCACCGATTCCTACCGACCGTGCCATGGCCTATGAAGACGTGAAGCGCGCCTGGGACTATTACCTGGCTCACGACAATCAAGGCCGGGCAGTCGTCCTGATCGGTCACTCTCAGGGTTCCGCGCTCCTCGCTCAACTGATCAAGAACGAGATCGAGGGGAAGCCGGTGCAAGACCGCCTGCTGTCGGTGATACTCGCCGGATACCGGCTGCAGGTCCCTGTGGGCAAGGCCGTCGGCGGCGAATTCAAGGCGATCCCACTCTGCCGCGCCGCTCAGCAGACCGGTTGTGTCATCACCTTCGCCTCGTTCCGCGCCGACAGCCCCCCGCCGCCCGACGGGCGGGTGTTCGGAGCGTCGGCAGGGCCAGGGCTCGAAGCGGCATGCGTTAATCCCGCATCCCTGGCCGGGGGCGCCGCCCCGCTCCACGCTTACCTTGGCTCGGGCGCCGAGATGGTGACCGCCAGCGGCGAGCAGCAGGGCCCGTGGACCAACCCGCCGACGACCGTTCGCGAGCCGTTCGTCAAGGTGCCGGGGCTGCTCAGCGCGGAATGCCGCAGCGAGGCGAACCACAATTTCCTGGCGATTACCCTGCATCCGGATCCCCGCGGGCGGCGCACCAACGCGATCGTAGGCGACGTCGTGATTGACGGGCGGAGGCTGCCCGACTGGGGGCTGCACCGCATCGACGTCAACCTGACGATCGGGAACCTGATCGACGCAATTCGGGCTCAGACGCAAGCCCGTCTCGCGGATCGCCGCTGA
- the argS gene encoding arginine--tRNA ligase codes for MPTLHARFAADLAAALDALEGEGALPSGLDRRNVTVEPPRDTSHGDLATNAAMVLAKPAGTNPRALAALIEPRLAALDYVTSVAIAGPGFLNVRLSDQTWRDELANILVEAGDYGRSAMGHGITVNVEYVSANPTGPMHMGHARGAIVGDALATLLEYAGHKVVREYYINDAGAQVQTLARSVHLRYREALGETIEIPEGFYPGDYLIPIGQSLAAEFGPAYVGKPESEWLDLFRTRAVAAMMDMIRADLSLLGIHHDVFASEAAVQDAGKVEKAFAQLRKEGLIYEGVLEAPKGELPDDWEPTEMTLFRSTQFGDDQDRPVRKAGGGLTYFGTDLAYHAQKAETADMLIDIWGADHAGTVKRIQAAVRALTHGKKPFDVKLVQMVRLMRAGEPVKMSKRSGKFITIADMVEEVGKDSVRFTMLARKADAQMDFDFAKVVEASKDNPVFYVQYAHARIASLHRRAIEAGIALPEAADLSLLHGEELALVKLAAQFPRVIESAANTHEPHRIAFYLYDLAAAFHALWHRGNDDPGRRFLVAEDGAITAARLALADAIGQVLRNGLGVMGVAAAEEM; via the coding sequence TTGCCGACGCTTCATGCCCGTTTCGCCGCCGATCTCGCTGCCGCGCTCGATGCGCTGGAAGGGGAGGGCGCGCTGCCGTCCGGGCTCGATCGCCGCAACGTCACGGTCGAGCCGCCGCGCGATACCAGCCACGGGGATCTCGCCACCAACGCCGCGATGGTGCTCGCCAAGCCTGCGGGTACGAACCCGCGCGCGCTGGCGGCCTTGATCGAGCCCAGGCTGGCGGCGCTGGACTACGTCACCTCGGTCGCGATCGCCGGGCCGGGCTTCCTCAACGTGCGCCTGTCGGACCAGACGTGGCGTGACGAGCTTGCCAACATCCTTGTCGAAGCCGGCGATTATGGCCGCTCGGCGATGGGCCATGGCATCACCGTCAACGTCGAATATGTCTCGGCCAATCCGACCGGGCCGATGCACATGGGGCATGCACGCGGCGCCATTGTCGGCGACGCGCTCGCAACCTTGCTCGAATATGCCGGTCACAAGGTCGTCCGCGAATATTATATCAACGATGCCGGCGCCCAGGTGCAGACGCTCGCCCGCTCGGTCCACCTGCGCTACCGCGAGGCGCTCGGCGAGACGATCGAGATCCCCGAAGGCTTCTACCCCGGCGATTATCTGATCCCGATCGGACAGAGCCTCGCCGCCGAGTTCGGCCCTGCCTATGTCGGCAAGCCCGAAAGCGAATGGCTCGACCTGTTCCGCACGCGCGCGGTCGCGGCGATGATGGACATGATCCGCGCCGATCTCTCACTTCTCGGCATCCACCACGATGTGTTCGCGTCCGAGGCGGCGGTGCAGGATGCGGGCAAGGTCGAAAAGGCGTTCGCGCAGCTCCGCAAGGAAGGCCTGATCTACGAAGGCGTGCTCGAGGCGCCCAAGGGCGAGCTACCCGACGATTGGGAGCCGACCGAGATGACTCTGTTCCGCTCGACCCAGTTCGGCGACGATCAGGATCGCCCGGTGCGCAAGGCCGGCGGCGGGCTCACCTATTTCGGCACTGATCTCGCTTACCATGCGCAGAAGGCGGAAACCGCCGACATGCTGATCGACATCTGGGGCGCGGACCATGCCGGCACGGTCAAGCGCATCCAGGCGGCGGTGAGGGCGCTGACCCACGGCAAAAAGCCGTTCGACGTGAAGCTCGTCCAGATGGTCCGCCTGATGCGCGCCGGCGAGCCGGTCAAGATGTCCAAGCGCTCGGGCAAGTTCATCACCATCGCCGACATGGTCGAGGAGGTCGGCAAGGATTCGGTCCGCTTCACCATGCTGGCGCGCAAGGCCGACGCGCAGATGGATTTCGATTTCGCCAAGGTGGTCGAGGCGTCGAAGGACAATCCGGTCTTCTACGTCCAATATGCCCATGCCCGCATCGCCTCGCTCCATCGCCGTGCGATCGAGGCTGGGATCGCGCTGCCCGAGGCTGCGGACCTGTCGCTGCTCCATGGCGAGGAGCTGGCGCTGGTGAAACTGGCGGCCCAGTTCCCGCGCGTGATCGAAAGCGCCGCCAACACGCATGAGCCGCACCGCATCGCCTTCTACCTCTACGATCTTGCCGCCGCCTTCCACGCACTGTGGCACCGCGGCAACGATGATCCGGGACGTCGTTTTCTGGTGGCCGAGGATGGCGCGATTACGGCCGCACGTCTGGCGCTGGCCGATGCGATCGGGCAGGTATTGCGCAACGGGCTCGGCGTAATGGGCGTCGCGGCCGCGGAGGAGATGTAG
- a CDS encoding SPOR domain-containing protein translates to MAEIRRGFGGEGFGNERLPWLEPVEDEDDYPDTAGGGGGGRAALWIVIALVAAAILFGAFIVWQRHRAARADLGEIIHAPPGPYKEKPANPGGLAVDESGVIAERMGTGNDIDSPIDLSRLPEQPVTGPGSDPSATPPAVAPAATQPGARPAAAPAPAGNVAAKPATASAPPIVASAPVVKAPPKPLPVKTPPAAIVTPPPPSVGGNTIQLGALASEAKARAVWKSLSTRFSALAPLAMSITPVKVGDNTLYRLRASGGDARRLCAQLKVAGESCNVVD, encoded by the coding sequence ATGGCGGAAATCCGGCGCGGCTTCGGCGGTGAAGGGTTCGGCAATGAGCGCCTGCCATGGCTCGAGCCGGTCGAGGACGAGGACGATTATCCGGATACCGCCGGCGGGGGCGGCGGTGGCCGCGCCGCTTTGTGGATCGTGATCGCGCTGGTCGCGGCCGCCATCCTGTTCGGCGCCTTTATCGTGTGGCAGCGCCATCGCGCGGCGCGCGCCGATCTCGGCGAAATCATCCATGCGCCACCCGGCCCCTATAAGGAAAAGCCGGCCAATCCGGGCGGCCTCGCCGTGGACGAAAGCGGCGTGATCGCGGAGCGGATGGGCACCGGCAACGATATCGACAGCCCGATCGATCTCTCGCGCTTGCCCGAGCAGCCGGTCACCGGTCCGGGCAGCGATCCGAGCGCCACACCGCCTGCGGTCGCGCCCGCCGCGACCCAGCCGGGCGCGCGGCCAGCCGCTGCGCCCGCGCCGGCCGGCAACGTCGCCGCCAAGCCTGCGACCGCATCCGCGCCGCCGATCGTCGCCTCCGCCCCGGTGGTAAAGGCGCCGCCCAAACCGCTGCCGGTGAAGACACCCCCGGCCGCGATCGTCACGCCGCCGCCGCCATCGGTGGGCGGCAACACGATCCAGCTCGGCGCGCTTGCGAGCGAGGCCAAGGCACGCGCCGTGTGGAAAAGCCTTTCCACCCGCTTCAGCGCACTGGCGCCGCTCGCCATGTCGATCACGCCGGTCAAGGTCGGCGACAACACGCTCTACCGCCTGCGCGCGAGCGGTGGGGACGCGCGCAGATTGTGCGCCCAGCTCAAGGTCGCCGGCGAATCCTGCAACGTCGTCGACTGA
- the nagZ gene encoding beta-N-acetylhexosaminidase translates to MTPLIFGLAGPTLTGDERAFFRDVDPAGFILFRRNVIDRAQVKALTDELRALSGRADVPILIDQEGGRVARMQPPQWPAFPPGGAFDALYDTAPMSAIEAMRVNAQALAVMLREVGINVDCLPLLDVRQPGAHDIIGDRALGSEPLRVAALGRATLDGLRAGGAVGVVKHVPGHGRALADSHIELPVVDASAEDLETDLRPFATLNWAPMAMTAHVIFTAWDAERPASLSPTVIGDIVRGRIGFDNLLMSDDLGMHALKGSFTDRAAGVIAAGCDIALHCSGDMAEMQACAAGVGEIAPRAHERLLAAMATIAGDAEDASLEALTAKRDALLAQGMPAGAMSVPPAQRYDR, encoded by the coding sequence ATGACGCCTTTGATCTTCGGGCTCGCCGGCCCGACCCTGACCGGTGATGAGCGCGCCTTCTTCCGCGACGTCGATCCGGCCGGCTTTATCCTGTTCAGGCGCAACGTGATCGATCGCGCGCAGGTGAAGGCGCTGACCGACGAACTGCGCGCGCTCTCCGGCCGCGCCGATGTGCCGATCCTAATCGACCAGGAAGGCGGCCGCGTCGCCCGCATGCAGCCGCCCCAATGGCCCGCTTTCCCGCCCGGCGGCGCCTTCGACGCGCTCTACGACACCGCGCCGATGTCGGCGATCGAGGCGATGCGCGTCAACGCCCAGGCGCTGGCGGTAATGCTGCGCGAGGTCGGCATCAACGTCGATTGCCTGCCCTTGCTCGACGTGCGGCAGCCCGGCGCCCACGACATTATCGGCGATCGCGCGCTGGGGTCGGAGCCGCTCCGCGTCGCTGCGCTCGGCCGCGCCACGCTTGACGGGCTGAGGGCGGGCGGCGCCGTCGGCGTGGTCAAGCACGTGCCTGGCCATGGCCGCGCGCTTGCCGACAGCCATATCGAATTACCCGTTGTCGATGCATCGGCCGAAGATCTCGAAACCGATCTGCGCCCCTTCGCCACCCTCAACTGGGCGCCGATGGCGATGACCGCGCACGTGATCTTCACCGCCTGGGATGCCGAGCGACCCGCCAGCCTGTCGCCGACGGTGATCGGCGACATCGTCCGCGGCCGCATCGGCTTCGACAATCTGCTTATGTCCGACGATCTCGGCATGCATGCCTTGAAGGGCAGCTTCACCGATCGTGCGGCGGGCGTGATCGCCGCAGGCTGCGACATCGCGCTCCACTGCTCGGGCGACATGGCCGAGATGCAGGCCTGCGCGGCCGGTGTTGGCGAGATCGCCCCGCGCGCACACGAGCGCCTGCTGGCCGCGATGGCGACGATCGCCGGGGATGCCGAAGATGCGTCCTTGGAGGCCCTGACCGCCAAGCGGGACGCGCTGCTGGCGCAGGGCATGCCGGCCGGAGCGATGAGTGTCCCTCCGGCGCAGCGCTATGACCGATGA
- a CDS encoding CDP-alcohol phosphatidyltransferase family protein, whose amino-acid sequence MKAPTISLTRVQQNVLAAGERRLLDKLCAAMPSWINPDRLTALGMVGSLMIFAGYAASNWAAGWLVLSLGGYVLQWFGDSMDGSLARFRHIERPSYGYFLDHSCDGITVLLILGGLGLSPYIRLDVALTALVGYLLLSVHAFLSAKVTDQLNLTYLAAGPTELRLLLVGLTVAMLLLGPGPGAFGPVSGFDIFVGAVATILLVLFVSHTAKVARQLARAGK is encoded by the coding sequence ATGAAAGCGCCAACAATCTCGCTGACGCGCGTCCAACAGAACGTCTTGGCGGCAGGCGAACGGCGCCTGCTCGACAAATTATGTGCGGCCATGCCGTCCTGGATCAATCCAGACAGGCTGACCGCGCTGGGCATGGTCGGCTCGCTGATGATCTTTGCCGGCTACGCCGCCAGCAATTGGGCAGCGGGTTGGCTCGTATTGTCGCTGGGTGGCTATGTCCTGCAATGGTTCGGGGATTCGATGGATGGAAGCCTCGCCCGCTTCCGCCATATCGAGCGCCCTTCCTATGGCTACTTCCTGGATCATAGTTGCGACGGCATCACCGTTCTGCTGATCCTCGGCGGGTTGGGCCTGAGCCCCTATATCCGGCTCGATGTGGCGCTCACCGCGCTCGTCGGATATTTGCTGCTGTCGGTGCACGCTTTTCTCAGTGCCAAGGTCACCGATCAACTCAATCTCACCTATCTCGCGGCCGGGCCGACCGAGTTGCGGCTGCTGCTGGTCGGGCTGACCGTGGCGATGCTGCTGCTGGGGCCCGGTCCCGGCGCGTTCGGGCCGGTTTCCGGCTTCGATATCTTCGTCGGTGCCGTCGCGACGATCTTGCTCGTGCTGTTTGTTTCCCACACTGCGAAAGTCGCCCGTCAGCTTGCGAGAGCTGGAAAATAG
- a CDS encoding glutathione S-transferase, with the protein MSDYDLYYWSVPFRGQFVRALLAYAGKSWTEPGDAAIAQLMDGPVADMPVPFMGPPVLVDNHAGFAVAEMPAIILYLGETLGLLPGTAALRALTMKIVNDANDVIDELTRDGGREMWTEQSWQEFIPRLQKWISLWEETGRRHGLQAQSGFLLGSNAPGVADIVTATLWSTMADRFAAIDTILRETAPMTMALTQSVSSLPPLAELARRSRAEYGDAYCGGQIEESLRKVLGASLTPESS; encoded by the coding sequence ATGTCCGACTACGACCTCTATTATTGGTCGGTGCCCTTCCGGGGTCAGTTCGTCCGCGCACTGCTTGCCTATGCCGGCAAAAGCTGGACCGAGCCTGGCGACGCGGCCATCGCGCAGCTGATGGATGGACCGGTGGCGGACATGCCGGTGCCATTCATGGGCCCGCCGGTGCTGGTTGACAATCACGCCGGTTTCGCCGTCGCCGAGATGCCGGCGATCATCCTTTACCTCGGCGAGACGCTGGGTCTGCTGCCGGGCACGGCCGCCTTGCGGGCGCTCACCATGAAGATCGTCAACGACGCCAACGATGTGATCGACGAACTCACGCGCGACGGTGGGCGCGAGATGTGGACCGAGCAGAGCTGGCAGGAATTCATCCCCCGCCTTCAGAAATGGATCTCGCTGTGGGAGGAGACCGGGCGCCGCCATGGGCTCCAGGCACAGTCAGGCTTCCTCCTTGGTAGCAATGCCCCGGGCGTCGCCGACATCGTCACCGCCACCTTATGGTCGACCATGGCAGACCGCTTCGCGGCGATTGACACGATCCTCCGCGAAACCGCCCCGATGACCATGGCCCTTACCCAGAGCGTCTCGAGCCTGCCGCCGCTGGCCGAACTGGCTAGACGCTCACGGGCCGAATATGGCGATGCCTATTGCGGCGGCCAGATAGAGGAGTCGCTGCGTAAGGTGCTCGGAGCGTCGCTTACGCCGGAAAGCAGCTGA
- a CDS encoding glycoside hydrolase family 1 protein has product MAEWASEISRRTLIAGAAATIGYAGAADSIPPRRRLLPPDFLWGTAISAYQSEGNNTNSDAWIAENVRPTLFKERSGDACDSYHRYPQDIAIAARLGFNCYRFGIEWARIEPSDGHFSYAELDHYKRMLEACHASGLKPVVTFNHFTTPIWFAARGGFEMSDSPDLFARYCGKLAEQLGGLMHLATTFNEANIQQLIQVMPGMSGAQAAARPMIAAAAKATGSSRFSRLAYADPAIATPLMQAAHRQGYDAIKAARPALSVGLTLTTQDVQPVGPESLADTYRERLYGSWVEVARSHADFIGVQAYTRILVDATGPVGPPPGAELTLSGYEYYPRALANTIRWAHATIAKPIYVTENGIATRDDARRIAFIDEALAGLRECLDEGIPVHSYLYWSLLDNFEWTSGYGVPFGLAAVDRQTFARTLRPSALHLGAIAKANRI; this is encoded by the coding sequence ATGGCGGAATGGGCATCCGAAATATCTCGCCGCACTCTGATTGCCGGCGCTGCCGCTACCATCGGCTATGCCGGCGCCGCGGACTCCATACCGCCGCGGCGGCGCCTGCTTCCGCCCGATTTCCTTTGGGGCACGGCGATCTCTGCCTACCAAAGCGAGGGCAATAATACCAACAGCGACGCCTGGATCGCGGAGAATGTCCGCCCGACCTTGTTCAAGGAACGATCGGGCGACGCGTGCGACAGCTATCACCGCTATCCGCAGGATATCGCGATCGCCGCGCGGCTCGGGTTCAACTGCTATCGCTTCGGGATCGAATGGGCGCGGATCGAGCCGAGCGACGGCCATTTTTCTTATGCCGAGCTCGACCATTACAAGCGCATGCTGGAGGCATGTCACGCCAGTGGGTTGAAGCCGGTTGTCACCTTCAACCACTTCACCACCCCGATCTGGTTCGCCGCCCGCGGCGGTTTCGAGATGTCCGACTCGCCCGATCTGTTCGCACGCTATTGCGGCAAGCTGGCCGAGCAGCTCGGCGGGCTGATGCATCTAGCGACGACCTTCAACGAAGCCAATATCCAGCAGTTGATCCAGGTGATGCCCGGCATGAGCGGGGCGCAGGCCGCTGCGCGTCCCATGATCGCGGCGGCGGCCAAGGCGACGGGTTCCTCCAGATTCTCGCGCCTGGCTTATGCCGATCCGGCAATCGCCACGCCGCTGATGCAGGCGGCGCACCGCCAGGGCTACGATGCGATCAAGGCGGCGCGGCCGGCGCTGTCGGTCGGGCTAACCCTCACCACCCAGGATGTCCAGCCGGTCGGGCCGGAATCATTGGCCGACACCTATCGCGAACGCCTCTACGGCAGCTGGGTGGAGGTGGCGCGCAGCCATGCCGACTTCATCGGCGTGCAGGCCTATACCCGCATTCTGGTCGATGCGACCGGTCCGGTCGGCCCGCCACCGGGCGCGGAGCTGACGTTGTCCGGCTATGAATATTATCCGCGCGCGCTCGCCAACACGATCCGCTGGGCGCACGCGACCATCGCCAAGCCGATCTACGTCACCGAAAACGGCATCGCCACCCGCGACGATGCCCGCCGCATCGCTTTCATCGACGAGGCCCTCGCCGGCCTGCGCGAATGCCTCGATGAAGGAATTCCCGTGCACAGCTACCTTTATTGGTCGCTGCTCGACAATTTCGAGTGGACCTCCGGCTACGGCGTGCCGTTCGGCCTGGCCGCGGTCGATCGCCAGACCTTCGCCCGCACGCTGCGCCCAAGCGCACTCCATCTCGGTGCTATCGCCAAGGCCAACCGGATCTAA
- a CDS encoding MarR family winged helix-turn-helix transcriptional regulator: MAVDEWHADKMPGHYFSRIARGIARVGDGRLRTLGFATAQLPVLTALKDGGKLSQGDLARRAKVEQPTMAQLLARMERDGIVRREPDPADRRSSLISLTDQARARLPAGRQILIEGNKEIVRGLSESEVATLLALLERVLANVEALES; this comes from the coding sequence ATGGCAGTCGACGAATGGCATGCAGACAAGATGCCGGGCCATTATTTCAGCCGGATCGCGCGCGGCATCGCCCGCGTCGGCGACGGGCGGCTGCGCACGCTAGGCTTCGCTACCGCGCAATTGCCGGTGCTGACCGCACTCAAGGACGGCGGGAAATTGTCGCAGGGCGATCTGGCGCGCCGGGCTAAAGTGGAGCAGCCGACCATGGCACAATTGCTGGCGCGGATGGAGCGCGATGGGATCGTCCGGCGCGAGCCCGATCCGGCGGACCGGCGCAGCAGCCTCATCTCCCTGACGGACCAAGCGCGGGCGCGATTACCGGCAGGGCGGCAGATATTGATCGAGGGCAATAAGGAAATCGTGCGGGGCCTGTCGGAGAGCGAGGTGGCGACCTTGCTGGCGCTGTTGGAGCGGGTGCTGGCGAATGTGGAGGCGTTGGAGAGCTGA
- a CDS encoding FAD-dependent oxidoreductase, translated as MTTVSRVAIIGGGPGGLMLARLLQERGLAPVVFERDTHAGERPQGGSLDLHGDTGLRAIRMAGLEEAFLAHARPEDQGDRLYDSDGRLLFDHDGEGGGRPEIDRSALRRILLDALTPGIVRWSSKVEAVVPHNDGWRVMADGRAYEFDIVVGADGAWSRVRPLLSEAQPIYEGITFVELGYDARRHPEVDALAGRGKMFAIGNNRALVTQRNGHDHIRGYVALRIPEAEARRLETLAPDDVRAVMGAAFAGWAPSLTRMIGVGDFIAVRSLYALPIGHSWQTRPGVTLLGDAAHLMAPFAGEGVNLALADAADLADALTSGEGWPAVARYEASIVARAAPAAEEAHIGGKVTLSPNGAAPVLGHYRERLEAAQAAA; from the coding sequence ATGACAACCGTTTCTCGCGTTGCAATCATTGGGGGTGGGCCGGGCGGCCTGATGCTGGCCCGATTGCTTCAGGAGCGTGGCCTCGCGCCCGTCGTCTTTGAGCGCGATACCCATGCCGGCGAGCGGCCGCAGGGCGGCTCGCTGGATCTGCACGGCGATACCGGGCTGCGCGCGATCCGCATGGCCGGGCTCGAAGAGGCGTTCCTGGCGCATGCTCGGCCCGAGGACCAGGGCGATCGGCTCTACGATTCCGACGGGAGGCTATTGTTCGATCATGACGGGGAGGGCGGTGGCCGGCCCGAAATTGATCGCAGCGCGCTCCGCCGCATATTGCTCGATGCGCTGACGCCGGGGATCGTGCGCTGGAGCAGCAAGGTCGAGGCGGTCGTCCCGCACAATGACGGCTGGCGCGTCATGGCCGACGGCCGCGCGTACGAATTCGACATCGTCGTCGGGGCCGACGGGGCCTGGTCGCGCGTGCGGCCTTTGCTGTCGGAAGCGCAGCCGATCTACGAAGGCATCACTTTCGTCGAGCTCGGCTATGACGCGCGCCGCCACCCGGAGGTCGACGCGCTCGCCGGGCGCGGCAAGATGTTCGCGATCGGCAACAATCGCGCGCTCGTCACGCAGCGCAACGGTCATGATCATATCCGCGGCTATGTCGCGCTACGCATTCCCGAAGCGGAAGCGCGCCGGCTTGAAACGCTGGCGCCCGACGACGTGCGCGCCGTAATGGGCGCGGCCTTCGCCGGCTGGGCGCCGTCGCTCACGCGGATGATCGGCGTGGGCGACTTCATCGCGGTGCGCTCGCTCTATGCGCTGCCGATCGGCCATAGCTGGCAAACCCGCCCCGGCGTAACCCTGCTCGGCGACGCCGCGCATCTGATGGCGCCGTTCGCGGGCGAGGGGGTCAACCTCGCGCTGGCCGATGCCGCCGATCTCGCCGATGCGCTTACCTCAGGCGAGGGCTGGCCCGCGGTCGCGCGCTACGAGGCGTCTATTGTCGCCCGCGCCGCCCCCGCCGCCGAGGAAGCGCACATCGGTGGTAAGGTCACTTTGTCGCCAAACGGTGCTGCGCCGGTGCTCGGCCATTATCGCGAGCGGCTGGAAGCGGCTCAGGCGGCCGCCTGA
- a CDS encoding acyltransferase family protein: MNCAKRRKPGGGANMAGETTAEAIVHPDRTGTGKPHFEVLDGLRGTAAVMVVLFHIMGMPIAWADQGQYLHHAAMAVDFFFALSGFVVAYAYDARWDRMSVWQFCTLRLIRLHPLVLLGAVLGLISFLVDPFAPNQKLVPLGEVLRVFALSCLLLPSATLPNRWTDTHSLNSPAWSLLQEYIGNLAYALVLRRLRTRALGVVLAFTAAWLLWLLWRRNSIDMGSDWLTWWGAPARMAFSFTLGLWLYRVRGRAPKVRLGWVVLSAILVLAFAAPLVPKSVPHGNGLLEAVFAMLLFPAIILCGAHSEIGRIELALCKFAGRISYPLYILHYPFLLIYMNFALFRKPPASTLYLAGAGSFVLVVAASWLALKLYDEPVRAWLRRAFG, from the coding sequence ATGAACTGTGCCAAGCGGCGCAAGCCGGGTGGGGGAGCGAACATGGCGGGCGAGACGACGGCCGAGGCGATCGTGCATCCGGATAGAACCGGAACGGGCAAGCCGCATTTTGAGGTGCTGGATGGACTACGCGGGACCGCCGCCGTGATGGTCGTGCTGTTCCACATCATGGGCATGCCGATCGCTTGGGCGGACCAGGGTCAATATCTGCATCATGCCGCAATGGCGGTGGATTTCTTCTTCGCGCTATCGGGCTTCGTGGTCGCTTATGCTTATGACGCGCGCTGGGATAGAATGTCGGTCTGGCAATTCTGCACGCTCCGCCTGATCCGTTTGCATCCGCTCGTGCTGCTGGGAGCAGTGCTGGGGCTGATCAGCTTTCTGGTCGATCCGTTCGCGCCGAACCAGAAATTGGTGCCGCTCGGCGAGGTGCTGCGCGTTTTCGCCCTCTCCTGCCTATTATTGCCTTCGGCGACGCTACCCAATCGCTGGACCGACACGCACAGCCTCAATAGCCCCGCCTGGTCGCTACTTCAGGAATATATCGGTAACCTCGCCTATGCTCTCGTGCTGCGCCGGCTGCGAACGCGCGCGCTGGGGGTCGTGTTGGCGTTCACAGCGGCTTGGCTGCTGTGGCTGCTATGGCGCCGTAACAGCATCGACATGGGTTCGGATTGGTTGACCTGGTGGGGCGCGCCCGCGCGGATGGCGTTTTCGTTTACGCTGGGCTTGTGGTTGTATCGGGTGCGGGGCCGTGCGCCGAAAGTGCGGCTGGGCTGGGTCGTGCTGAGTGCGATATTGGTGCTCGCCTTCGCGGCGCCGCTCGTGCCGAAGTCCGTTCCGCATGGCAACGGCCTGCTCGAAGCGGTCTTCGCGATGCTGTTATTCCCGGCGATCATCCTCTGCGGGGCGCATTCCGAGATCGGCCGGATCGAGCTCGCTTTATGCAAATTTGCGGGCCGCATTTCCTATCCGCTCTACATCCTGCACTATCCTTTCCTGTTGATTTACATGAACTTCGCCTTGTTCCGCAAACCGCCTGCATCGACGCTTTACCTAGCCGGCGCGGGATCGTTCGTCCTAGTGGTCGCGGCCAGCTGGCTTGCGCTGAAACTGTATGACGAGCCGGTGCGGGCGTGGCTTAGACGGGCATTTGGGTAG